In Providencia rettgeri, the following proteins share a genomic window:
- the cas6f gene encoding type I-F CRISPR-associated endoribonuclease Cas6/Csy4, protein MNYYQEVTLLPDTTIPLDFLWQKVYQQIHIALVDNKTSQGQSAIAVAFPEYGSVGFRLGRKIRLHATTQGELEQLNVQKWLVRLMDYVHIKSIQTVPEQHIQVSYIRKHVKGQRRIEADMQQKARLWSEKSGQPLAQCLQALSASKPKANNRLPFLWVESLHARDKQAESRPFPLFIERLDAGQMQVGGFSCYGLSQITGDTVCLATVPHF, encoded by the coding sequence ATGAATTATTATCAGGAGGTCACTTTATTGCCGGACACCACTATTCCATTGGATTTTCTCTGGCAAAAAGTTTATCAGCAAATACATATTGCGCTAGTGGATAATAAAACGTCTCAGGGGCAAAGTGCGATTGCAGTTGCCTTTCCTGAATACGGTAGCGTGGGGTTTCGCTTAGGTAGAAAAATTCGTTTGCATGCGACAACACAAGGTGAACTTGAACAGTTAAATGTGCAAAAGTGGTTAGTACGGTTAATGGATTACGTGCATATTAAATCGATTCAAACCGTACCTGAACAGCATATTCAAGTCAGTTATATTCGAAAGCATGTAAAAGGCCAGCGCCGAATTGAAGCTGATATGCAGCAAAAAGCACGGTTATGGTCCGAAAAGTCAGGGCAACCATTAGCACAGTGTTTACAGGCGTTGTCTGCGAGCAAACCGAAAGCGAACAATCGCTTGCCATTTCTTTGGGTTGAAAGTTTACATGCCAGAGATAAGCAAGCAGAAAGCCGACCTTTTCCTTTGTTTATTGAACGGTTAGACGCAGGGCAAATGCAAGTTGGGGGATTTAGTTGTTATGGTCTGAGCCAAATAACGGGTGATACTGTTTGTTTAGCAACGGTTCCACATTTTTGA
- a CDS encoding type II toxin-antitoxin system RelE/ParE family toxin — protein MYTVKYHSEAEKEANALPLKIKVKYDRLIKKLELSANNLREPATKLLGEGLFEIRTMGSEIARGLWVYHKGKTIFMLRIFIKKSQRTPKSEFYLAKKRLLELLNDENT, from the coding sequence ATGTATACAGTAAAATATCATTCTGAGGCTGAAAAAGAAGCAAATGCACTACCTTTAAAAATCAAGGTAAAATATGACCGTCTAATTAAAAAATTAGAGTTATCAGCTAATAACTTAAGAGAGCCAGCGACTAAATTGCTGGGAGAGGGGTTATTTGAAATAAGAACCATGGGAAGTGAAATAGCTAGGGGGTTATGGGTTTATCACAAAGGTAAAACAATTTTTATGCTCAGGATCTTTATCAAAAAGTCACAAAGAACCCCAAAATCAGAGTTTTATTTAGCTAAGAAACGTTTATTGGAGCTACTAAACGATGAAAACACATAA
- a CDS encoding helix-turn-helix domain-containing protein: MKTHKELHDEWMTDPEYQAAYEEEIRTEKLQAMLKEWRESAGLTKVQIAEIIGVNPSTITRLESNVNNASIKSIVKYAAACGIKHPIIAL; encoded by the coding sequence ATGAAAACACATAAAGAGCTACATGATGAATGGATGACAGATCCAGAATACCAAGCTGCTTATGAAGAAGAAATTAGAACTGAAAAATTGCAGGCAATGCTTAAGGAGTGGAGAGAGTCAGCTGGGTTAACGAAAGTTCAAATCGCTGAAATTATAGGGGTTAATCCATCAACGATTACAAGGTTGGAGAGTAATGTGAATAATGCGAGCATTAAAAGCATTGTAAAGTATGCTGCTGCATGTGGTATTAAACACCCAATAATCGCCCTTTAA
- the csy3 gene encoding type I-F CRISPR-associated protein Csy3, with product MAKNNDVASVLAFEKKLVPSDGYFYGTCWDNKSQFAPLSLQEKSVRGTISNRLKGAVKNDPLKLNSEVEKANLQTVDACALGTEQDTLVHQFTLKVLGGVETPSACNNALFKQSYAKAAKDYIEKQGFQELGRRYAQNIANGRFLWRNRVGAEQIEVVVNVLNKGQPMEWVFDATQYSIHQFDAKDEKITQLAEKISAALAHPQGALLLEITTYSQLGKAQEVYPSEELVMDKGKGDKSKILYHVNGHAAMHSQKIGNALRSIDTWYPAYGSESGAGAIAIEPYGAVTNLGTAYRTPKDNQDFYTHFDKWARGEKLPRIEDEHYVMAVLVRGGVFGESDK from the coding sequence ATGGCGAAGAATAATGATGTTGCATCGGTTTTAGCATTTGAAAAAAAACTGGTTCCATCGGACGGTTATTTCTATGGTACTTGCTGGGATAATAAATCGCAATTTGCGCCGTTATCATTACAAGAGAAATCAGTAAGAGGAACGATTTCAAACCGCCTTAAAGGCGCGGTAAAAAATGATCCGTTGAAGCTCAACTCTGAAGTAGAAAAAGCCAACTTACAGACGGTGGATGCCTGCGCGTTAGGGACTGAACAAGATACTTTAGTTCATCAATTCACTTTAAAAGTACTTGGTGGCGTTGAAACCCCATCGGCTTGTAATAACGCATTATTCAAACAAAGCTATGCAAAAGCGGCTAAAGATTACATTGAAAAGCAAGGCTTCCAAGAACTAGGTCGCCGTTATGCACAAAACATCGCCAATGGGCGCTTTTTATGGCGCAATCGCGTGGGAGCTGAACAAATCGAGGTGGTTGTCAACGTCCTCAATAAAGGGCAGCCCATGGAATGGGTGTTTGATGCCACACAATATAGTATTCATCAATTTGATGCTAAAGATGAAAAAATCACACAGTTGGCGGAAAAAATTTCGGCGGCCTTAGCCCATCCTCAAGGAGCCTTATTACTGGAAATCACCACTTATTCTCAACTCGGTAAAGCGCAAGAAGTCTATCCAAGCGAAGAGTTGGTGATGGATAAAGGCAAAGGGGATAAAAGTAAAATTCTCTATCATGTGAATGGGCATGCTGCGATGCACTCACAAAAAATTGGTAATGCTTTGCGATCGATTGATACATGGTACCCTGCGTATGGTAGCGAAAGTGGCGCCGGGGCTATTGCAATTGAACCCTATGGTGCGGTGACTAACCTCGGTACGGCTTATCGCACACCAAAAGATAATCAGGACTTTTATACTCATTTTGATAAATGGGCTCGGGGTGAAAAACTGCCACGTATTGAAGATGAACACTATGTAATGGCGGTTTTAGTGCGTGGCGGTGTATTTGGTGAAAGTGACAAATAA
- the csy1 gene encoding type I-F CRISPR-associated protein Csy1 translates to MSDNEMRQLQQECDAIFSLPQWLPNAAKRAGQISLSTHPCTFSHPSSRKNKNGYVTAILANSAWKNEGFLRTGNVIVQTDALGNAAALDVYKFLTLELQDSKTLLAHIEDETALAKELLSHGNEHYQVLRDGFLEMIGVDNTVVTSSKIKQVYFPVWLEDSEYHLLSPLTPSGLVFELRKRIDAIRFSEQTKALRDLKRKGEFSDIGYQEIYGLTTIGYGGTKPQNISVLNNQNAGKAHLLPSLPPKIAQRKLRLPTFDFFSNTLDPWRVKESLEAFHRLISLPKEQRGSRFIEYRNRRIQEYLDYIMLTMWEVRREFEQNGIQLPAQLVKEQQIWLFPDQQRRNHSDEWLERLVSLIAQQFMWHYKKVLGKKAIRLGNDELAAIAEVIALNKELLR, encoded by the coding sequence ATGAGTGACAATGAAATGCGGCAATTGCAACAGGAATGTGATGCCATTTTTTCATTGCCACAATGGTTGCCGAATGCGGCAAAGCGAGCAGGGCAAATATCGTTATCAACCCACCCCTGTACTTTTAGCCACCCAAGCTCTAGAAAGAATAAAAATGGTTATGTTACTGCGATATTAGCGAATTCAGCTTGGAAAAACGAAGGGTTTTTACGCACTGGAAACGTGATTGTGCAAACGGATGCATTAGGTAATGCAGCAGCCCTTGATGTGTATAAATTTCTTACGCTTGAATTGCAAGATAGCAAAACATTATTGGCTCATATTGAGGATGAAACCGCATTAGCAAAAGAGTTGCTTAGCCATGGAAATGAACACTACCAAGTTCTTAGGGATGGGTTTCTTGAGATGATTGGGGTAGATAATACGGTAGTGACTAGTTCGAAAATCAAACAAGTTTATTTTCCTGTTTGGCTAGAGGATAGCGAATATCACTTATTATCACCATTAACACCATCAGGCTTAGTTTTCGAACTGCGTAAACGCATTGATGCTATTCGATTTTCTGAACAAACTAAAGCACTGCGAGACTTAAAACGTAAAGGGGAATTTAGCGACATTGGCTATCAAGAGATTTATGGTCTTACAACCATTGGCTATGGGGGAACTAAGCCACAAAATATTTCCGTGCTCAATAACCAAAATGCGGGTAAGGCTCATTTGTTACCCTCACTCCCTCCTAAAATAGCGCAACGAAAGCTGCGTTTGCCTACCTTCGATTTCTTTTCAAATACATTGGACCCTTGGCGGGTAAAAGAAAGCTTAGAGGCTTTTCATCGCTTAATTTCACTACCAAAAGAGCAGCGTGGTAGCCGTTTTATTGAATATCGTAATAGACGTATTCAAGAATACTTAGACTACATTATGTTAACTATGTGGGAAGTCCGGCGTGAATTTGAACAAAATGGTATTCAATTACCAGCCCAGCTTGTAAAAGAGCAACAGATTTGGTTGTTTCCTGATCAACAGCGGCGCAATCACTCAGATGAATGGTTAGAAAGGTTGGTTAGCCTTATTGCCCAGCAATTTATGTGGCATTACAAAAAAGTGTTGGGGAAAAAAGCGATTCGTTTAGGGAATGATGAACTTGCGGCTATCGCGGAAGTTATTGCCCTCAATAAGGAGCTATTACGATGA